CGCGGGGCGCGCGTCGCCGAGGTCTCGATCGAGGACCTCGAGGATACCTACAGGGTCCGCCTCCTGCTGGAGCCGCTGGCGGTCTCCTACGCCGCCGCGGCGGTGGACGAGGAACACCTCGAGCGCGCCGCCACGGCTCTGGAGCAGCACAACGCGGCCATGGACGCCGGCGACCTCGACCGCGCCCGGACGGCGCACACCGAGTTTCACTTCCTCCTCTACCAGGGGGCCGGCTCCCGGTGGCTGCAGCGGGCGATCGAGCCGGTGTGGCAGAACAGCGACCGCTACCGGTTCGCGGCCCCGGGTGGCGAGAAGGACCGCAGCCGCGCCGAGCACACCGAGATCCTCGAGGCGTGCCGGGCACACGACCCGGCCGCGGCCGAGGCCGCGATGCGCCGGCACCTCGAAGGGGCTCTCGGCCGCATTCGCAAGGCCATGCTCGACCACCACACGGCCTGAGTCACCGAGCTTTCGTGTCCGGGGACGCCGTCCCGAGTTCGTCGCTGCGCGCGTAGCACTTGACATGTGATCACATTCTCCGCAGTCTTTGTGCTCCAGCCGCCCGGCGCGGACAGGGGGCGACGTCGCTCCTGCGCACCGATTTGTCCTGATTTTGCGGGCGGGCAACCAGCGACCGTGGGGAAACCCGTGACCATTGGCTACGAGCTCTCGCCCGACCGTGTCGCGGGCATGCACGACACGCTCTCCGACCGCGTGACCGCGGAGCTCCATCGGCTCATCCTCATCGGCGAGCTCCCGGCCGGCTCACCGCTGCCGATCCAGTCGTTGGCCGAGAGGTTCTCGACGAGCGCGATGCCGGTGCGCGAGGCCCTGCGGCGGCTCGCCTCGCTCGGCCTCGTCGACATCGCGGCGCACCGAGGCGCCCGGGTCCGCGACCTGACCGTGGCGGATCTGGAGGACACGTACCGGATGAGGCTGACTCTGGAGCCACTGGCCGTCTCGCTGGCTGCCGAGCGCAGCGAGGAGTCCGTGGCTCAGCTGGCGGAGGATGCGCTCGACCGGCATGAGCAGCACCTGGGTGCCGGCGCCCTCGAGGACGCCCGCCGCGCGCACACCGACTTCCACTTCAGCCTCTACCGTGGCTCCGGCTCGCGCTGGCTGGTGCGCGCGATCGAGCCGGTCTGGCAGAACAGTGAGCGCTACCGTTTCAGCGCCCACCGCGGTGACTCCGACCCCCACCGCAGCCACGCCGAGCACATGCACATTCTGAAGGCCTATCGCGCCTCTGACGCTGTAGCCGCCGAGCTGGCCATGCGCGAGCACCTCCAGGGCGCGATGACGCGCATGCAGGCGGCGATCTCGCAGAACTGACCCGGCAGCCGCCGGCGCCACGCCTAGGCACGTCTCACGGGTCGCGCACGGCCGACTGTCTGTCGCGCACGGCCGACTGTCTGGGGCACGGCTGGGTTGCCGCCGGGCGCCGCCACCCTTCAGGTGCCGCCGCCGCCGACATACCGTGACCGGCCGGCGAAGAGGCCCAGCACCAGCTGCCCGGACGCCACCCCGACGACGAACACCAGCGCCGGCGTCCACGATCCGCTCGACTCACGGATCGCTGCCATGACCAGTGGCCCGGCCGCGGCCATCAGGTAGCCCACCGTGTGCGCCATCGCCGACAGGCCCGGCACGTCGGCC
This window of the Georgenia yuyongxinii genome carries:
- a CDS encoding GntR family transcriptional regulator, translated to MTSTNHDLFELSPENGSGLHRTMADRVTVEIHRLIIMGDIEPGSALPIRDLADRFGTSAMPVREALRRLGALGLVEIAPHRGARVAEVSIEDLEDTYRVRLLLEPLAVSYAAAAVDEEHLERAATALEQHNAAMDAGDLDRARTAHTEFHFLLYQGAGSRWLQRAIEPVWQNSDRYRFAAPGGEKDRSRAEHTEILEACRAHDPAAAEAAMRRHLEGALGRIRKAMLDHHTA
- a CDS encoding GntR family transcriptional regulator, yielding MITFSAVFVLQPPGADRGRRRSCAPICPDFAGGQPATVGKPVTIGYELSPDRVAGMHDTLSDRVTAELHRLILIGELPAGSPLPIQSLAERFSTSAMPVREALRRLASLGLVDIAAHRGARVRDLTVADLEDTYRMRLTLEPLAVSLAAERSEESVAQLAEDALDRHEQHLGAGALEDARRAHTDFHFSLYRGSGSRWLVRAIEPVWQNSERYRFSAHRGDSDPHRSHAEHMHILKAYRASDAVAAELAMREHLQGAMTRMQAAISQN